One segment of Gemmatimonadales bacterium DNA contains the following:
- a CDS encoding SpoIID/LytB domain-containing protein, producing the protein MRRRALAVAAALLATGCPRPSPFGPVQGMPVVRVGIVVDQASGEFSATGQYRVLGADGAIVAVVDAGTTWRVEPGDDPGSLRFTRPDRPEPLQLAAPVTVHPDQPTDLVVIGGRRYRGEATVARGSTGITIVNRVPLEWYVASVTTAELGMRAPEVRQAVMAQTVATRTFVLHFRGRREALGFDVYPTVADQVYPGADAEKPEVTAATRDTYGQVLLWNGQPIEAVYHSACGWSTEAADQVFRNGPPLPYLRAVSDRFGPGPRDYYCSAAPSFRWNETWDGTALNAVLARTLPAALGAAAAGLGRVTDLSITKTTPTGRVAELVVTTTSGTYTVASYQVRDVLRPAPDRQLSSTLFQLHVEKEGGEVTKVVAAGAGAGHGVGMCQWGAVGRARAGQGYAQILATYYPGTRLERLY; encoded by the coding sequence GTGAGGCGCCGAGCGCTCGCCGTGGCGGCGGCGCTGCTCGCGACCGGCTGCCCGCGGCCGTCGCCGTTCGGCCCGGTGCAGGGCATGCCGGTCGTGCGGGTGGGGATCGTCGTGGACCAGGCGTCGGGCGAGTTCAGCGCCACCGGCCAGTACCGCGTGCTCGGCGCGGACGGCGCCATCGTCGCCGTCGTGGACGCGGGTACGACCTGGCGGGTGGAGCCGGGCGACGACCCCGGGAGCCTGCGCTTCACGCGTCCCGACCGCCCGGAGCCGCTGCAGCTCGCGGCGCCGGTCACCGTCCATCCGGACCAGCCGACGGACCTGGTGGTGATCGGCGGCCGGCGGTACCGCGGCGAGGCGACGGTGGCCCGGGGCTCGACCGGGATCACCATCGTCAACCGCGTGCCGCTCGAGTGGTACGTGGCGTCGGTGACCACGGCCGAGCTCGGGATGCGCGCGCCCGAGGTGCGGCAGGCCGTGATGGCCCAGACGGTCGCGACCCGGACCTTCGTGCTGCACTTCCGCGGGCGGCGGGAGGCGCTGGGCTTCGACGTGTACCCCACGGTCGCCGACCAGGTGTACCCGGGCGCCGACGCGGAGAAGCCGGAGGTCACGGCCGCGACGCGCGACACCTACGGGCAGGTCCTCCTGTGGAACGGGCAGCCCATCGAGGCGGTGTACCACTCCGCCTGCGGCTGGTCCACGGAGGCCGCCGACCAGGTCTTCCGCAACGGGCCGCCGCTGCCGTACCTTCGCGCCGTGTCGGATCGCTTCGGACCCGGCCCGCGGGACTATTACTGCAGCGCCGCGCCCAGCTTCCGCTGGAACGAGACCTGGGACGGGACGGCGCTCAACGCGGTGCTGGCGCGGACGCTGCCCGCGGCGCTGGGCGCGGCCGCGGCGGGCCTGGGGCGCGTGACCGACCTCTCGATCACGAAGACCACGCCCACCGGGCGGGTGGCGGAGTTGGTGGTGACGACGACGAGCGGCACCTACACCGTGGCGTCGTACCAGGTGCGCGACGTGCTCCGACCGGCGCCGGACCGGCAGCTGTCGTCCACCCTGTTCCAGCTGCACGTCGAGAAGGAGGGCGGCGAGGTGACGAAGGTGGTCGCGGCCGGGGCGGGCGCGGGGCACGGGGTCGGGATGTGCCAGTGGGGGGCGGTGGGCCGCGCGCGGGCGGGGCAGGGGTACGCGCAGATCCTGGCGACCTACTATCCGGGGACCAGACTGGAGCGGCTCTACTGA
- the rimO gene encoding 30S ribosomal protein S12 methylthiotransferase RimO, giving the protein MKLGVISLGCDKATVDTEHLVAGLVGHGATLAAGLDEADVILVNTCGFIDAAKRESIEAMVQAGRYKQDGRCRAVVAVGCLIARYGDELKAELPEVDFFFGFKDLPDLVPRLTRAGLLEAEETAHPGLRQYLGTTPHVRYLKISEGCDHTCAFCAIPLMRGLHRSRPLEELVREAVELERAGAREINLVAQDLGHYGRDVPGGPRLADLLAALLRETGVPWYRCLYVYSAGITPQLVELMAAERRVAPYLDMPIQHATERMLAAMRRPERPDTISAKVRWLREAVPDLALRTTVLVGFPGETDEDFRALLDFLDELQFDRVGAFAYSEQEGTRAAALPDDVPDGVKQERLAEVLELQRAISAERLQRLVGREVEVLVDGPAHPEDPGVAVGRTVWQADDVDGCTHLRAPAGAVPETGRFVRVRIAEALDYDLVGEVTP; this is encoded by the coding sequence TTGAAGCTCGGCGTCATTTCGCTCGGCTGCGACAAGGCGACGGTGGACACGGAGCACCTCGTCGCGGGCTTGGTGGGCCACGGCGCCACGCTCGCGGCGGGCCTCGACGAGGCCGACGTGATCCTGGTCAACACCTGCGGGTTCATCGACGCCGCCAAGCGCGAATCCATCGAGGCGATGGTCCAGGCCGGCCGCTACAAGCAGGACGGCCGCTGCCGCGCCGTGGTGGCCGTGGGCTGCCTGATCGCGCGCTACGGCGACGAGCTGAAGGCCGAGCTGCCCGAGGTGGACTTCTTCTTCGGCTTCAAGGACCTGCCCGATCTGGTGCCGCGCCTGACGCGCGCGGGCCTGCTCGAGGCCGAGGAGACCGCGCACCCCGGCCTGCGCCAGTACCTCGGCACCACGCCCCACGTGCGCTATCTCAAGATCAGCGAGGGCTGCGACCACACCTGCGCGTTCTGCGCCATTCCCCTGATGCGAGGCCTGCACCGCTCCCGCCCCCTGGAGGAGCTGGTGCGCGAGGCGGTGGAGCTGGAGCGCGCCGGCGCCCGGGAGATCAACCTCGTGGCCCAGGACCTCGGCCACTACGGGCGCGACGTCCCCGGTGGCCCCCGGCTCGCCGACCTGCTCGCGGCGCTGCTCCGCGAGACCGGCGTGCCGTGGTACCGGTGCCTCTACGTGTACTCGGCGGGCATCACGCCGCAGCTGGTGGAGCTGATGGCGGCCGAGCGTCGCGTGGCGCCCTACCTCGACATGCCCATCCAGCACGCCACCGAGCGGATGCTCGCGGCGATGCGCCGGCCCGAGCGGCCGGACACGATCAGCGCGAAGGTCCGCTGGCTGCGCGAGGCGGTACCGGACCTGGCGCTCCGGACCACCGTGCTGGTGGGGTTCCCGGGCGAGACGGACGAGGACTTCCGGGCGCTGCTCGATTTCCTCGACGAGCTGCAGTTCGACCGCGTGGGCGCCTTCGCCTATTCCGAGCAGGAGGGCACGCGCGCCGCCGCGCTCCCGGACGACGTGCCGGACGGCGTCAAGCAGGAGCGGCTCGCGGAGGTCCTGGAGCTGCAGCGCGCCATCTCGGCGGAGCGGCTGCAGCGACTGGTGGGGCGCGAGGTCGAGGTGCTGGTGGACGGGCCCGCCCATCCGGAGGACCCCGGCGTGGCCGTCGGCCGGACGGTCTGGCAGGCGGACGACGTCGACGGGTGCACGCACCTGCGGGCGCCGGCCGGCGCGGTGCCGGAGACCGGCCGCTTCGTGCGGGTGCGGATCGCGGAGGCGCTCGACTACGATCTCGTCGGCGAGGTGACGCCGTGA
- a CDS encoding RNA polymerase sigma factor RpoD/SigA, giving the protein MARHLPSVRKTSVDEGSLDQYLREISAYPLICREDEIDLAVRIKRNEEEALDKLVRSNLRFVVSVAKKYQNQGVSLADLINEGNLGLIRAAHKFDETKGIKFISYAVWWIRQAILQALAEQSRIVRVPLNRAGTLHRIGKRSSALQQELGREPTVEEIAEGMDISEEEVAKTLSISQSHLSLDAPMSPGEDNKLLDYLPDTLNPTPDEQTFEHALSESIERVLGTLKEREAKILRLYFGLDGQEPMTLEEIGSLLGITRERVRQIKEKALSRLRHISKARALESFLT; this is encoded by the coding sequence ATGGCACGGCATCTGCCTTCCGTCCGGAAGACGTCGGTCGACGAAGGCTCGCTGGATCAGTACCTCCGCGAGATCAGCGCGTACCCCCTCATCTGCCGCGAAGACGAGATCGACCTCGCCGTCCGCATCAAGCGGAACGAGGAGGAAGCACTCGACAAGCTGGTCCGCTCCAACCTGCGGTTCGTGGTCTCCGTCGCCAAGAAATATCAGAACCAGGGCGTCTCGCTCGCCGACCTGATCAACGAGGGCAACCTCGGCCTGATCCGCGCGGCGCACAAGTTCGACGAGACCAAGGGCATCAAGTTCATCTCCTACGCCGTGTGGTGGATCCGCCAGGCGATCCTCCAGGCGCTCGCCGAGCAGAGCCGCATCGTGCGGGTGCCGCTGAACCGCGCCGGGACGCTGCACCGGATCGGCAAGCGCTCCTCCGCGCTGCAGCAGGAGCTGGGGCGCGAGCCCACGGTGGAGGAGATCGCCGAGGGCATGGACATCAGCGAGGAGGAGGTCGCCAAGACCCTCTCCATCTCGCAGAGCCATCTCTCCCTCGACGCGCCGATGAGCCCGGGTGAAGACAACAAGCTGCTCGACTACCTCCCCGACACGCTGAACCCCACGCCCGACGAGCAGACGTTCGAGCACGCGCTGAGCGAGAGCATCGAGCGGGTGCTCGGCACGCTCAAGGAGCGGGAGGCGAAGATCCTGCGCTTGTACTTCGGGCTCGACGGGCAGGAGCCGATGACCCTGGAGGAGATCGGGAGCCTGCTGGGCATCACCCGCGAGCGCGTCCGACAGATCAAGGAGAAAGCCCTGTCGCGCCTGCGGCACATCTCCAAGGCGCGCGCCCTCGAGAGTTTCCTCACCTAG
- a CDS encoding aldehyde dehydrogenase family protein, which translates to MAKTFKNFIGGQWVEPSTGEYMENRNPADWGELIGRFPKSGPRDVERAVRSALAGFERWRRVPAPQRGDVLRRVGDLLVERKETIARAMTREMGKVLAETRGDVQEGIDTAYYAAGEGRRLFGHTVPSELRDKWAMSTRRPIGVAGIITPFNFPMAIPTWKIFPALLCGNAVVFKPANDVPHTGTLLVEVLLDAGLPPEVIQLVHGRGSAVGNALLEHPKVPLLSFTGSTETGARLGEVCGRLHKRLSLEMGGKNAMIVMADANLELALDGVLWGAFGTTGQRCTATSRLLLHRKIHDRFLRMLCDRVEKLRLGNGLEPATEVGPLVNEGALQTTMKYVEVGKQQGASLEVGGRRAGGGKLARGWFYRPTVFAGVKPRSRLEQEEIFGPVLAVTRVASLDEAIRVNNDVKYGLSSSLYTSNVDAAFRAVEDIDAGITYINAPTIGAEAHLPFGGVKETGNGHREGGWAVYDFFSETKVVYVDYSGRLQRAQIDTYGEE; encoded by the coding sequence ATGGCGAAGACGTTCAAGAACTTCATCGGCGGGCAGTGGGTCGAGCCCTCGACCGGCGAGTACATGGAGAACCGGAACCCGGCCGACTGGGGCGAGCTGATCGGCCGGTTCCCGAAGTCCGGTCCGCGCGACGTCGAGCGGGCGGTCCGCAGCGCGCTGGCGGGCTTCGAGCGGTGGCGCCGCGTCCCGGCCCCGCAGCGCGGCGACGTGCTGCGCCGCGTGGGCGACCTGCTGGTGGAGCGCAAGGAGACGATCGCCCGGGCGATGACCCGCGAGATGGGGAAGGTGCTGGCGGAGACGCGCGGCGACGTGCAGGAGGGCATCGACACCGCGTACTACGCGGCGGGTGAGGGCCGGCGGCTGTTCGGCCACACGGTGCCGAGCGAGCTCAGGGACAAGTGGGCGATGAGCACCCGGCGGCCGATCGGGGTCGCCGGCATCATCACGCCGTTCAACTTCCCGATGGCGATCCCGACCTGGAAGATCTTCCCCGCGCTGTTGTGCGGGAACGCGGTGGTCTTCAAGCCGGCCAACGACGTCCCGCACACCGGCACGCTGCTGGTCGAGGTGCTGCTCGACGCGGGCCTCCCGCCGGAGGTGATCCAGCTGGTGCACGGCCGCGGCTCCGCGGTCGGCAACGCGCTGCTCGAGCACCCGAAGGTGCCGCTGCTCTCGTTCACGGGCTCGACCGAGACCGGCGCGCGGCTGGGCGAGGTGTGCGGGCGGCTGCACAAGCGGCTGTCGCTCGAGATGGGCGGCAAGAACGCCATGATCGTGATGGCGGACGCGAACCTCGAGCTGGCACTGGACGGCGTGCTGTGGGGCGCGTTCGGCACCACCGGCCAGCGGTGCACCGCCACCTCGCGGCTGCTGCTGCACCGGAAGATCCACGACCGGTTCCTCCGGATGCTGTGCGACCGCGTCGAGAAGCTGCGGCTGGGCAACGGGCTTGAGCCGGCGACCGAGGTCGGGCCGCTGGTCAACGAGGGGGCGCTCCAGACCACGATGAAGTACGTGGAGGTCGGCAAGCAGCAGGGCGCATCGCTGGAGGTGGGCGGCCGGCGCGCCGGCGGCGGCAAGCTGGCCAGGGGATGGTTCTACCGGCCCACGGTGTTCGCCGGGGTCAAGCCGCGCTCGCGGCTCGAGCAGGAGGAGATCTTCGGGCCGGTGCTCGCAGTGACGCGCGTCGCTTCCCTGGACGAGGCGATCCGGGTCAACAACGACGTGAAGTACGGCCTGTCGAGCTCGCTGTACACCAGCAACGTGGACGCGGCGTTCCGCGCGGTGGAGGACATCGACGCCGGCATCACCTACATCAACGCGCCCACCATCGGCGCGGAGGCGCACCTGCCCTTCGGCGGCGTGAAGGAGACGGGCAACGGGCACCGCGAGGGCGGCTGGGCGGTGTACGATTTCTTCTCCGAGACCAAGGTGGTGTACGTCGACTACTCGGGTCGACTGCAGCGGGCGCAGATCGACACGTACGGCGAGGAGTAG
- a CDS encoding sigma-54 dependent transcriptional regulator, which produces MSHRILVVDDEQGVREALRQLLEYEGYTVMLANSGPEALDAHAEFQPHLVLLDVKMAGMDGLAVLAKLRETDPHALVVMISGHGTIATAVEATQLGAHDFLEKPLDTHRVLLTLKNALQHVVLSREVRALKAAVEQRHEIVGSSAAIRQVIERIEKVAPTPARLLITGENGTGKELVARAVHRLSPRANRAFVEVNCAAIPSELIESELFGHVKGSFTGAFADRVGKFELADGGTLFLDEVGDMSAAAQSKVLRVLQEGVITPIGSARAVKVDVRVIAATNKKLEDEIAAGRFREDLLYRLNVVPIDVPPLRARREDIPQLVEHFVAQLAVQQGLGPRSLSSGAVERLRRHLWPGNVRELRNTVERLMILANGELIDEADVTRMVGPAAEEAGLGDALLGSASFEEFKQNAERAFLLAKLKEHDWNVSETARRLDMPRSNLYKKIERYRLTRAS; this is translated from the coding sequence ATGAGCCACCGCATCCTGGTGGTGGACGACGAGCAGGGCGTGCGCGAGGCGCTGCGCCAGCTGCTGGAGTATGAGGGCTACACCGTGATGCTGGCGAACTCCGGGCCCGAGGCGCTCGACGCGCACGCCGAGTTCCAGCCGCACCTGGTGCTGCTCGACGTGAAGATGGCGGGGATGGACGGCCTGGCGGTGCTGGCCAAGCTGCGCGAGACCGATCCGCACGCGCTGGTGGTGATGATCTCGGGCCACGGCACCATCGCCACGGCGGTGGAGGCCACGCAGCTCGGGGCCCACGACTTCCTGGAGAAGCCGCTGGACACGCACCGCGTCCTGCTGACGCTGAAGAACGCGCTGCAGCACGTGGTCCTCTCGCGCGAGGTGCGGGCGCTCAAGGCCGCCGTCGAGCAGCGGCACGAGATCGTCGGCTCCTCCGCCGCCATCCGGCAGGTGATCGAGCGGATCGAGAAGGTGGCGCCGACGCCGGCGCGGCTGCTCATCACCGGGGAGAACGGCACCGGCAAGGAGCTGGTGGCGCGGGCGGTGCACCGGCTCTCGCCGCGTGCCAATCGCGCGTTCGTCGAGGTGAACTGCGCGGCCATCCCCTCGGAGCTGATCGAGTCCGAGCTGTTCGGCCACGTGAAGGGCTCGTTCACGGGCGCGTTCGCCGACCGGGTGGGGAAGTTCGAGCTGGCGGACGGCGGCACGCTGTTCCTGGACGAGGTGGGGGACATGAGCGCGGCGGCGCAGTCGAAGGTGCTGCGCGTGCTGCAGGAGGGCGTCATCACGCCGATCGGGTCCGCGCGCGCGGTGAAGGTGGACGTGCGGGTGATCGCGGCCACGAACAAGAAGCTCGAGGACGAGATCGCGGCGGGCCGGTTCCGCGAGGACCTGCTGTACCGGCTCAACGTGGTGCCCATCGACGTGCCGCCGCTGCGGGCCCGGCGCGAGGACATTCCGCAGCTGGTGGAGCACTTCGTGGCGCAGCTCGCGGTGCAGCAGGGCCTCGGGCCGCGGAGCCTCTCGTCGGGGGCGGTGGAGCGGTTGCGGCGCCACCTGTGGCCGGGCAACGTCCGCGAGCTCCGCAACACGGTGGAGCGGCTGATGATCCTGGCCAACGGCGAGCTGATCGACGAGGCGGATGTCACGCGGATGGTGGGCCCCGCGGCGGAGGAGGCCGGGCTGGGCGACGCGCTGCTCGGCTCGGCGAGCTTCGAGGAGTTCAAGCAGAACGCGGAGCGCGCGTTTCTGCTGGCCAAGCTGAAGGAGCACGACTGGAACGTGAGCGAGACCGCGCGGCGGCTCGACATGCCGCGCTCCAACCTCTACAAGAAGATCGAACGCTACCGTCTCACGAGGGCGTCATGA
- the thpR gene encoding RNA 2',3'-cyclic phosphodiesterase has translation MESASVRLFVAVNLPADERRRAWAAAAPLRAAHLPVRWVAEDVLHLTLRFLGEVEPERVPGIEEALRGAVRAARPFTVTLGGVGAFPSLGKPRVVWVGIEHHPALELLANDVELALMALAFEPELRPFSPHLTLGRAERSARPAAFKDFARLAAEVGYTGSTTVESVDLMQSTLGPHGASYAVLSRAPLAGGQAA, from the coding sequence ATGGAAAGCGCTAGCGTGCGGCTCTTCGTGGCCGTGAATCTCCCCGCCGACGAGCGGCGGAGGGCCTGGGCGGCGGCGGCGCCGCTCCGGGCGGCGCACCTCCCGGTGCGCTGGGTGGCCGAGGACGTGCTCCACCTGACGCTGCGCTTCCTTGGCGAGGTCGAGCCCGAGCGGGTGCCCGGCATCGAGGAGGCGCTGCGCGGAGCGGTGCGGGCGGCGCGCCCGTTCACCGTGACGCTGGGCGGCGTGGGGGCGTTTCCGAGTCTCGGGAAGCCAAGGGTGGTCTGGGTGGGCATCGAGCACCATCCGGCGCTCGAGCTGCTGGCCAACGACGTGGAGCTGGCGCTGATGGCTCTCGCCTTCGAGCCGGAGCTGCGGCCGTTCAGCCCCCACCTCACCCTCGGGCGTGCCGAGCGGAGCGCGCGGCCCGCCGCGTTCAAGGACTTCGCGCGTCTCGCCGCGGAGGTCGGCTACACGGGCTCGACGACCGTCGAAAGCGTGGACCTGATGCAGAGCACCCTGGGCCCTCACGGGGCCAGCTACGCGGTGCTGTCGCGCGCCCCGCTCGCCGGCGGGCAGGCGGCCTAG
- a CDS encoding YifB family Mg chelatase-like AAA ATPase, giving the protein MLARITSAAVLGIDAYLVSVETDIANGLPSFVTVGLPQGAVKEGRERVNAAIHNAGYEFPLKRVTVNLAPADVRKEGSAFDLPIALGVLAATGQIRPAGLDGYVVLGELGLDGEIRPVRGALSMAVAARRLGCAGVILPDANVREAAVVEDLDVRGARTLGEVIAHLDGGPPLARAAVDVAALFAARAEADVDFAEVKGQEHVKRALEVAAAGGHNILMIGPPGGGKTMLARRLPTILPEMSLAEALETTKIHSVAGLLPAGESLIAVRPFRSPHHTISDAGLIGGGSYPRPGEVSVAHNGVLFLDELPEFRTNVLEALRQPLEDGVVSISRAATSLSYPARFMLAAAMNPCPCGYLGDPARACVCSPVMVQHYRSRLSGPLLDRIDMHIDVPAVRFRELSEERGGEPSARIRERCARARAVQRARFAGRAGVFANAHMAPRDIRVHCALSASADALLRTAIARLSLSARAYHRVLKLARTVADLAGAARIEPPHVSEAIQYRSLDRLARR; this is encoded by the coding sequence ATGCTGGCGCGGATCACGTCCGCCGCCGTGCTCGGGATCGACGCCTACCTGGTGAGCGTCGAGACCGACATCGCCAACGGCCTGCCGTCGTTCGTGACCGTCGGCCTGCCGCAGGGAGCCGTCAAGGAGGGCCGCGAGCGCGTCAACGCCGCGATCCACAACGCCGGCTACGAGTTTCCCCTCAAGCGGGTCACGGTCAATCTCGCCCCGGCAGATGTAAGGAAAGAGGGCTCGGCCTTCGACCTGCCGATCGCGCTCGGCGTGCTGGCGGCGACCGGGCAGATCCGCCCGGCGGGGCTCGACGGCTACGTGGTGCTGGGCGAGCTGGGCCTCGACGGCGAGATCCGGCCGGTGCGGGGCGCGCTGTCCATGGCCGTGGCGGCCCGACGGTTGGGCTGTGCGGGCGTCATCCTGCCGGATGCCAACGTCCGGGAGGCGGCCGTGGTGGAGGATCTCGACGTGCGCGGCGCACGGACGCTGGGCGAGGTGATCGCCCATCTGGACGGCGGGCCGCCGCTGGCGCGCGCCGCGGTGGACGTCGCGGCGCTGTTCGCCGCCCGCGCCGAGGCGGACGTGGACTTCGCCGAGGTCAAGGGTCAGGAGCACGTGAAGCGGGCGCTGGAGGTCGCGGCGGCCGGCGGCCACAACATCCTGATGATCGGCCCGCCAGGTGGCGGCAAGACGATGCTCGCGCGCCGTCTCCCGACGATCCTGCCGGAGATGTCGCTGGCCGAGGCGCTGGAGACCACCAAGATCCACTCGGTGGCGGGGCTGCTGCCCGCCGGCGAATCGCTGATCGCGGTCCGCCCGTTCCGCTCACCGCACCACACCATCTCCGACGCGGGGCTGATCGGCGGGGGCAGCTACCCGCGGCCGGGTGAGGTGAGCGTGGCCCACAACGGCGTGCTGTTCCTCGACGAGCTGCCGGAGTTCCGCACCAACGTCCTCGAGGCGCTGCGGCAGCCGCTGGAGGACGGCGTGGTCTCGATCAGCCGCGCGGCCACTTCGCTGAGTTATCCCGCGCGCTTCATGCTCGCGGCCGCGATGAACCCGTGCCCGTGCGGGTACCTGGGCGACCCGGCCCGCGCCTGCGTCTGCTCGCCGGTGATGGTGCAGCACTACCGCAGCCGCCTCTCCGGCCCGCTGCTGGACCGGATCGACATGCACATCGACGTGCCGGCGGTTCGCTTCCGCGAGCTGTCGGAGGAGCGGGGCGGGGAGCCGAGCGCCCGGATCCGGGAACGCTGCGCGCGGGCCCGGGCGGTGCAGCGGGCGCGCTTCGCCGGCCGGGCCGGCGTGTTCGCCAACGCGCACATGGCGCCGCGGGACATCCGGGTCCACTGCGCGCTCTCCGCGTCGGCCGACGCGCTGCTCCGGACCGCCATCGCCCGCCTGTCGCTGTCGGCGCGCGCCTACCACCGGGTGCTGAAGCTGGCGCGAACGGTGGCCGACCTCGCGGGAGCGGCCCGGATCGAGCCCCCACACGTGAGCGAGGCGATCCAGTATCGGAGCCTGGACCGCCTCGCGCGCCGGTGA
- a CDS encoding response regulator, translated as MDDLSQQFGDGLNQRAGAAAGGGPGDDALEALRRSVAESVAGPAPAATGPAPPGVLMVDDDPDVTRVLSVVLAASGRALYSAGSAAEAEQVLARHPVALVVLDVLLPDADGRTVLARLRDDPRTSAVPIIVLSGHGSPETRAECYALGADAYIPKPFDPIAVAAAVTSSLARALHVATDARRDPVTGLPNRAAFREAFERTAGPRRDGASPVSVALAELDQYRTLASASGWGTADRALSLAARTLARALRRAVCTARWAGAAFAILFADADEAAATSAVSEALRAVRRAPPAEGQVGPLTFSAGVAEWTASGALEETLAEAESQLVSARSDGGDAVRSSIEPGPAAPRLVLLAEDDELIVSVVKHRLEREGIAVRHFADGLAASRAAAQLRPSLAILDVKMPGMDGFELLGRLRAEPALHAMPVMMLISMGREQDVVRGLELGADDYIVKPFSPVELVARVHRHLLRR; from the coding sequence ATGGACGACCTCTCGCAGCAGTTCGGCGACGGCTTGAACCAGCGCGCCGGCGCGGCCGCCGGGGGCGGTCCTGGCGACGACGCGCTCGAAGCCCTGCGCCGCTCCGTCGCCGAGTCGGTCGCGGGCCCCGCGCCGGCCGCCACGGGCCCCGCCCCGCCTGGCGTCCTGATGGTGGACGACGACCCGGACGTCACCAGGGTCCTGTCGGTCGTGCTCGCCGCGTCGGGCCGCGCCCTGTACTCGGCCGGCTCCGCCGCGGAGGCGGAGCAGGTGCTCGCCCGGCACCCCGTGGCGCTGGTCGTACTCGACGTGCTGCTGCCGGACGCCGATGGCCGGACCGTGCTGGCGCGGCTGCGCGACGATCCCCGCACGTCGGCGGTGCCGATCATCGTCCTCTCGGGCCACGGCTCGCCCGAGACGCGGGCCGAGTGCTACGCCCTCGGTGCGGACGCGTACATCCCCAAGCCGTTCGACCCGATCGCGGTGGCCGCGGCGGTCACCTCGAGCCTCGCGCGGGCGCTCCATGTCGCCACCGACGCCCGGCGCGACCCCGTCACGGGCCTGCCCAACCGCGCCGCGTTCCGCGAGGCGTTCGAGCGCACCGCCGGCCCCCGCCGCGACGGCGCGTCGCCGGTCTCGGTTGCGCTGGCGGAGCTGGATCAGTACCGCACCCTCGCCTCCGCCAGCGGCTGGGGCACGGCCGATCGGGCGCTGTCGCTGGCCGCCCGCACGCTCGCCCGCGCGCTGCGACGCGCCGTGTGCACAGCTCGCTGGGCCGGGGCCGCCTTCGCGATCCTCTTCGCGGACGCGGACGAAGCCGCCGCCACCTCCGCGGTCTCGGAGGCCCTGCGCGCGGTGCGCCGTGCACCGCCGGCCGAGGGGCAGGTGGGCCCGCTCACCTTCTCCGCCGGGGTGGCGGAGTGGACGGCGAGCGGCGCGCTCGAGGAGACGCTGGCCGAAGCCGAGAGTCAACTGGTGTCCGCGCGCTCCGACGGCGGAGACGCGGTCCGCTCGTCGATCGAGCCGGGGCCCGCCGCTCCCCGCCTGGTCCTTCTCGCCGAGGACGACGAGCTGATCGTGTCGGTGGTGAAGCACCGGCTCGAGCGCGAGGGCATCGCCGTCCGGCACTTCGCCGACGGTCTCGCAGCCAGCCGGGCCGCCGCGCAACTCCGCCCCTCGCTCGCCATTCTCGACGTCAAGATGCCGGGAATGGACGGCTTCGAGCTGCTGGGCCGGCTGCGTGCCGAGCCGGCGCTGCACGCCATGCCGGTGATGATGCTGATCTCGATGGGCCGCGAGCAGGACGTGGTGCGCGGCCTCGAGCTCGGCGCGGACGACTACATCGTGAAACCGTTCTCTCCGGTCGAGCTGGTGGCGCGGGTACACCGCCACCTGCTGCGGCGCTGA